The DNA region CAACTAATGATAACCAAGCCTCGGCAACATTGATTTGGGTATTTGGAATACCAGTTGGAATCGCAATAAATTTAAACAAAATAAAGAATACTGCTGCACTAATACCGATTGCCACTACTGAACGTGTTGATAATTTCATTGTTATTCTCCTTTTTCACTGCTGAAGGTTATTTTGTATCGACTCAATCCACGCAATTACAAATGTTGAATTTCAACCGACCAATCAGGTCCTGCACTCACATGATTTTGCTTTGCAAAATCACCCGTGTGAATGGCAAAGCCAACTGTATAGACTGAATTGATATAAATCAATGCATCTCCTGGATTAACGTCAGCAAAAGTTTTGACATACTGCAATTTTTCCTGCGCTTGTAACACACCCCGATGATAAATTTTGACGTTAAACCAATCACCTAACGTCGCCTTAAACTCACCTGTCCATAAGTCCTCATGAATATTCGTCCATAATGAACCAAAATTAACGTCAGTAATATCAATGTTTCCAGTTAATATATCATCATGATATTCCGGTAAATTAAGCGGTAAGGTCACAATTTTTTCTGTATCGTACAAAGGACCAACTTCTTCAAATGTAATGATGCCAGCCGCTAGGCGCGCCCCGGTATATGCGTAGATATCACGTCCGTGGAAAGTAGCCGATTTCTCTGAACCTGCCAACCGATTGACACTTTCATCAATTTGTCTAACAGCAACAATGCCATAGGCCTGTGCTAAATGGGTCAGCGTGCCATTATCTGGCGTTACCACATAATGACCACTAACTAATTTCACCACGATTGATAATCGATTAGATCCCACACCTGGGTCAACAACTGAGACAAATACCGTACCAGCCGCCCAGTATTTTATCGTTTGTGCTAATCGAAATGACCCTTCAAAAATATTAAATGGTGTAATACCATGCGTTAAATCAGAAACAACTAAATCGTCACTGACCGAATAAGCGACACCATACATTGTTGATACAGCACCATCTTGTTGTCCAAAATCTGATTGTAATACTAAATGATTTGCCATCTGTTTCTCCTCTAAATAAAAAGTCCTCTGTAGCTAACAATAACTACAGAGGACGTTAATAACGTGGTACCACCTCAAATTCGTGCAATCAAATACACCTTAATAGCTATAAAGCGCAACCTTGATACTGTAACCAAATCGGCTCCAGTATCATCTGCTCCAAGACCATCTTCGAATTGTTATCATGACACATTCCCACCTAGCAGTGCTCTCTTAACAGATAATCAATTTTACTCATCTTTTCATTGCATGAATTTATTATGTGGAAAATATTAGAACTTTACTCATTATTTGTCAACGATTTTGTTCACTTGCTTACGCTAGACTAATTTGTGACGAATAAATCCTGACACAGCATCAATCACCGTCACCATGATAATCACACCTAATAAGATAATGCCTACGCGGGACCAACTCCGTGTTTGTAGCGCGAAAATTAAGGGTGCCCCAATTCCACCAGCGCCAACAATTCCCAAGATAGATGCTGAACGAACTGAAATTTCAAAACGGTATAACGTATAATTCATGAATTCCGGCAGAACGGCTGGTAACGTTGCCAAGGTCAGTCCATCCAATCCAGTACCACCAGCCGCAACGATTGATTCATTCGGACCACGATCAATATTCTCCACTGCTTCAGAAAATAGTTTTCCTAGCATACCAATCGAATGTATGCCCACTGCTAAAACACCCGCGTAAGCACCTGGGCCAACCGCCTTAATAAACATAATTGCTAAGACAATTTCTGGAAATACCCGAATTACCGTCAATGCCACCTTGCCACTCGTTGAACGTGGTGTGAACCATCGGTGTGATGTACGTGCAGCCCAAAAAGCAAACGGCACCGACAAAATCGCCGAAATAAATGTGCCTAAAAAGGCAATCGCCAAAGTTTGAATTAAAGCGGAAAATAAATCCTCACCATCTCCCGTATAGACATATGCCCAATCTGGATGAAATAATCCGTTAAAAATGGCTTGCGTAATTGTCCAAGCTGTCGATTTGACTGCTGATAGCGGAATACCACTAAACGCCCAAATGAGTAACCCGATAACAATTAACCCAATACTACCTTGCCCTATCTGTCGTCTGATATTTTTTTGTTTATCCTGCATTATGCCAATGCCTCCCGTGCACGATTTGAAATACCGTCAACAACAATCACCACAGCTAAAATCATCAAAATGACAATGATTGTGCGATCATATCGAAACATTGACATCGTCTGACTGAGATATAAGCCAACACCCCCTGCGCCTAAGTAGCCCAATATTGTCGATGCACGGACGTTAATTTCTAACGTGTAGAGAAAATAACTCAAGAATTGATTAAACACCTGGGGAATAACTGCGAACAAAATAATTTGTGCGCCATTAGCTCCAGCTGCTTTCAACGCATCTAGAGGCCCTTCGTCAATGGTTTCAATTGCTTCATAAAACAATTTTGAGACCATGCCAAAAGAAAAGACGGACAAAGCACCGACACCGGCCATCGGTCCAATCCCAACCACCGCCACAAAAAGCGCCCCTAATAATAAGTCTGGCAATGCACGAATTAAATTTAAAAAGAAACGGATACCACCACGAACCCAGCGTTGTTTAATTAGATTTCTGGCTGCTAGCACACTAAATGGCAAAGCCAATAGTGCACCGACAACTGTCCCAACAATGGCCATCTGTAACGTTTGTAACATCGGTTGAATGATTGTCGGAATATATGACCAATCTGGGCGCACCATTTTTTGAATAATATTGATAAACTGATCCCATGAAAATTCTGCCGTTACCTGCGTGTTAACCGCAGAACCAATCATAATGAGCACAATTAAGACCACCAATAATAGGGGTTTTACATGCCAACGTGCGCTAAATGTACGACTTGGTAAACTTGTCATTTCGATGACTCCTTTGCTGATTCTTCGACATAAATCGCATCAAAATCATTTTGGTTAACCTCATCGATTGGTTTATCATAGACCAATTGACCTGCTCGCAAGCCAACAATCCGACTAGCATATTGTAGAGCCAAGGGTACCGAATGGAGATTTACAATGACCGTTAGGCCAAGTTCCTCATTCAAACGTTTCAAATCATCCATGACCATTTGGGTGTTTTTGGGGTCTAAGGCAGCGATAGGTTCATCAGCCAAGACAACGTGTGGAGATTGAACCATTGCTCGTGCAATCGCAACACGTTGCTGTTGCCCACCTGACAGTTCGTCAGCACGGATATAATATTTTTCAAGCATATTCACATGTTCCAAAGCAACGATTGCTTGTTGTTTATCAGCAGCTGAAAACAGGCCTAATATCGATTGCCATGTCGCATAATAGCCGACCCGCCCGTTTAACACATTTCGGCCAACAGTTGCTCGCTTAACCAAATTAAAATTTTGGAAAATCATGGCAATGTTGCGTCGAATATTGCGTAATTGCCGGCCTTTAGCTTGGGTGATGTCTTGACCATCAATAACAATTGTCCCACTTGTGACATCATGCAAGCGATTAATCGCCCGCAACAGTGTACTTTTTCCAGCGCCAGACAGCCCAACAATCACAACAAATTCGCCGGCCTTAATATCAAGATCGACCTGATTTAAGCCAATCGTACCATTGGGGTATATTTTTGAAACATTTTTTATTGATACTGCCCCATTTTGCTCCACCATATATTTCTCCTTGAGATTACTCTATTGTCATATTAGTTCAAAAAGAACCACGACCAAAAAATTTAGTCGTGGTCCCCAGATGCTGTTTGTTTACTTCATATCTTCAACAGCTTGATGGTATTGACGAACAATATCAAAATTACTATCTTTTGACTTTGTTACGCCGGCCCATGAATAAACATCATTCATTACTTGCTTACCAGTCTTACTCTTTGAAACTGAAATCATTGCATTTTGGATGGTTTTTGCATCCTTTTTTGAAATACCTTTACGGAGTGAAATCGTATCATTTGGTATCTTTGCAGTGTACATCAATACCTTTGTTTGCTTGAAAACATCAGGATTATCTTTCTTAACGATATTACGTGCATCATCAAAAACGAATGCCGCATCAGTATCATGATTTAGCACTGACAAAACGCCCTGATCATGACCTTTCACAGTTACTAACTGGGTATTGTTTTTCAGAATATTGACCCCTTTTTTCTTCAAATCAATCGCTGGGAACATATATCCTGCATCTGATGTGGTATCTTGAACAGCAATCTTCTTCCCCTTCAAATCTTTAATTGAATTAATCTTAGCGTCTTTACGAACCAGAACCATGGCTTTATAGTAATTAACCAGCTTATCTGTGTTAGCGCCTGTATTATCATCTTTTAAACCAAGTCGTTGAGATTGCAAAATTACCTTCGCCCCATATTGTTCATGTGCTTGCACATAACCTGCAGGTGGCAAAAATCCCATGTCAACTTTCTTTGAACCCATTGCCTCAACAATGGTGTTGTAATCAGTTGAAATCGTAACATGGACTGGGACACCCAATTGCTTTTTTAATAAACCTTCCAACGGCTTAACTTTTGCAGCAATTGTATCAGCTTGCGATGATGGTACAAATTGTACATTGAGTTCCTTCATCGCAATCTTTTTCTTTGCCGCATCAACTTGTGTCGTTGGTGCGATTGATAGTATTGACGCCAAACTTAAGGCAATCATTGACCCAGCAGCAATCCTTTTAAACATCGGTGATGTCTCCTTAAAAATATTGACTACTTATCAGAGCGGCTTAACCCATTTCAAGCATCATCAAAGCTTAAATTTATAATATATCCGAACTTATTATAAGTCAATAAATTAATCGTTCGCATTCTACTTGATATTTGCGCTTATTTTTATTTATTCATCGTTTAAACGTTTCACTAAATATTTATACTTAACCCTGATTCACTTGTTTTTGACGACATAATAAAAAAGCAATTGGTCAACTGATATCAGTCAATCAATGCTTTTGTTGAATTGAACATCCATTTTTGCAATCACTACATTGACACCAGCAAAGAAATCAGTTATCCCTAAGCGCGATGCCAACGAATACCTTGTGGTGTGTCTTCCAAAACGATACCCTCTGCTTGCAGTTGTTCGCGAATTTTATCCGCCGTTTCAAAGTCTTTTTCAGCCCTTGCTGTTTCACGCTGCGCAATCAAGGCGTCAATTTGTGTATCTGGTTGCTCATTTTCCTCTAGCTGCTCAACACCAAATACCTGCATTAGATTCTCAATCCCCTGTAAGATGACACTTGCGGTATCTGTTTTAACAACCTCACCCGCGCTGTAGATGTTTGCTACTTCAATGAGATTGAAAATTTCAGCAACCCCATTTTGTGCATTAAAATCATCGT from Weissella diestrammenae includes:
- the phnE gene encoding phosphonate ABC transporter, permease protein PhnE, whose protein sequence is MQDKQKNIRRQIGQGSIGLIVIGLLIWAFSGIPLSAVKSTAWTITQAIFNGLFHPDWAYVYTGDGEDLFSALIQTLAIAFLGTFISAILSVPFAFWAARTSHRWFTPRSTSGKVALTVIRVFPEIVLAIMFIKAVGPGAYAGVLAVGIHSIGMLGKLFSEAVENIDRGPNESIVAAGGTGLDGLTLATLPAVLPEFMNYTLYRFEISVRSASILGIVGAGGIGAPLIFALQTRSWSRVGIILLGVIIMVTVIDAVSGFIRHKLV
- the phnE gene encoding phosphonate ABC transporter, permease protein PhnE, with protein sequence MEMTSLPSRTFSARWHVKPLLLVVLIVLIMIGSAVNTQVTAEFSWDQFINIIQKMVRPDWSYIPTIIQPMLQTLQMAIVGTVVGALLALPFSVLAARNLIKQRWVRGGIRFFLNLIRALPDLLLGALFVAVVGIGPMAGVGALSVFSFGMVSKLFYEAIETIDEGPLDALKAAGANGAQIILFAVIPQVFNQFLSYFLYTLEINVRASTILGYLGAGGVGLYLSQTMSMFRYDRTIIVILMILAVVIVVDGISNRAREALA
- the phnC gene encoding phosphonate ABC transporter ATP-binding protein: MVEQNGAVSIKNVSKIYPNGTIGLNQVDLDIKAGEFVVIVGLSGAGKSTLLRAINRLHDVTSGTIVIDGQDITQAKGRQLRNIRRNIAMIFQNFNLVKRATVGRNVLNGRVGYYATWQSILGLFSAADKQQAIVALEHVNMLEKYYIRADELSGGQQQRVAIARAMVQSPHVVLADEPIAALDPKNTQMVMDDLKRLNEELGLTVIVNLHSVPLALQYASRIVGLRAGQLVYDKPIDEVNQNDFDAIYVEESAKESSK
- a CDS encoding SAM hydrolase/SAM-dependent halogenase family protein, with product MANHLVLQSDFGQQDGAVSTMYGVAYSVSDDLVVSDLTHGITPFNIFEGSFRLAQTIKYWAAGTVFVSVVDPGVGSNRLSIVVKLVSGHYVVTPDNGTLTHLAQAYGIVAVRQIDESVNRLAGSEKSATFHGRDIYAYTGARLAAGIITFEEVGPLYDTEKIVTLPLNLPEYHDDILTGNIDITDVNFGSLWTNIHEDLWTGEFKATLGDWFNVKIYHRGVLQAQEKLQYVKTFADVNPGDALIYINSVYTVGFAIHTGDFAKQNHVSAGPDWSVEIQHL
- a CDS encoding phosphate/phosphite/phosphonate ABC transporter substrate-binding protein, with protein sequence MFKRIAAGSMIALSLASILSIAPTTQVDAAKKKIAMKELNVQFVPSSQADTIAAKVKPLEGLLKKQLGVPVHVTISTDYNTIVEAMGSKKVDMGFLPPAGYVQAHEQYGAKVILQSQRLGLKDDNTGANTDKLVNYYKAMVLVRKDAKINSIKDLKGKKIAVQDTTSDAGYMFPAIDLKKKGVNILKNNTQLVTVKGHDQGVLSVLNHDTDAAFVFDDARNIVKKDNPDVFKQTKVLMYTAKIPNDTISLRKGISKKDAKTIQNAMISVSKSKTGKQVMNDVYSWAGVTKSKDSNFDIVRQYHQAVEDMK